A window of Pungitius pungitius chromosome 19, fPunPun2.1, whole genome shotgun sequence genomic DNA:
GTGAAGTTACAGCCCACGAAGAAAGGCGAGATAACGGTGTTCAGACCTCACGCAGGGACGTCCCGCGACCAAGTGTCACTGAGCACAGCTGTATTtaccccctgccccccacccccactcccccttAACTTAACATGATCCCCTCCCCCATGTGACCCAGCACTGCCCCCCTGCTCCCTCATCCTTATGCAAGCTCATGAGAGACTTTCTGTTGTATAAACCAGGATGTGAAGATACAAGAATTCACTTTTTATTTGGAATTATGGGGAGAAATACGGGCTTATTCTGCATAATGAACGCATGAGGCAGTAGAGGAGGATGCATTTGGATCCTTTACCTCAGCTAAAGTAGAAATACCACAGTGCAGGATTAGTTTGAGTAAATATTtctgtactgtatatatacaaatacaGTCAGAAGCATTGTGTATACGCTATGTGTCTGTCAAGTCAATCTTATTTATGTGGGTCTTTCGTATAGATCAGTACGGCTCAAAGTGCTTCACGAATGACTGATGATCAAACACAACGGAAAGACAAAAGCAATTCAGCAACGAACAAGTTATCAACTGAGGACCGATCCACGCAGGACAATGTGAAGGAAACAGTAGTAGTACAGTTAGTTAGAAGCTACAGCAAGTTACAACACAAGTGTAACATCATTCATGCGATTGCAGGGACGACGTGCATTAAGTCATTTCTGGCATTGAACCAAAAACGTTTGTTTcctaagattttttttttttacttgtgcaCAGCTGGGAGAAACTgaagaaacagaaaacagaaacaaaacatgaaattCAGCTACTATCAACTGTAACTGCATCTGTGTCTCATTACAAAAGAtcgacgtgccccccccccccttccccgggGTCTAAAAACATTCCTGTCTGCCAACACTTTGTGCGCTAGCACTGACGCGCTTTAACTTAATGACATCACCGGGTCCATAGGTTTTGAATGCACGGGGAGCCCAAGCCaacgtttttattttccctAGAAATGATCTATATATGTGGTCTCGCCAGAAAGCACAGCACAGAATACTCCACTTGGACTTCAACCACTCTTTCATATGCAATCTGGCATGCATTTCAGTGAGTGCATTCTGGCAATTACCGAGTCATGATAAGAGCGTGACTTCCAAGGACAAGCTGCACTGTTACAAACAGGAATTCGAACAGGCTACACTTTTGCCCATTTAATCAACATAACATGCGTGGTTCTTCACAGTTTTGCCAGATTCTCAGTTTAATTTAGGTCTTGGCTTTGACCGGCCTTTTTTTAGACATTCGCATGCTTTGATCTAATCCATTGAGGCCGAATGCTTGAGGATCACTGTCCTGCCTGAAGATGAACCTCCGCCCCCGTCCcaagttttttttggaaagtgcATCAGATTTTCTTCATGGAATTCCCTTTATTTGCCTGCGTCAAGCTTTCCCGCAAGTCTGATCCGTTTCCCTGTACCCGCGGCACGGTCCCTACCGCCGCCATATCTCACTGTCGGCTTTCTGCTCACCACACCACCATAAAGGCCAGATTTGTGGAGTCCTTGCTGTGGATCTCTTCCAGATTTACCATGGgcctcatcttctcctttctAAAAGGGAACCTTTATCCGCCTGAAGCTTTTAACATTCTtatttgtaaatcattttgatATCCATGTAATATATACCCTCCCCACTTCCAAATGACGGATTATTTTGTGCTGGTCCATTTCATAAAATCccaatgaaatacatttcaatccGTGGTTATACCATGACAAAATGAGGGTGTTACAAACATTGTCTTAAACAATGCAAGTGTCAGATATCCTTATGGGATTTTACCACCTATGATTTTGGTGAGGGAACTCtcttatggaagtaaatctgtgccatcgggggttgaaataaaaagttgattgaatttctagcactgaatatttatgcattgaaattatgtacctgaatgtttttcaacattaaaacaccgcaaaaaaattcaacctaaaaaaaaaaatgttgaaatattcgaaatggaggctacaatattcaaccacaaaaaattcaaccttggcacatcaacatgcggaggctacaatattcaacccaaataaattcaaccttggcacatcaacatccgggacactaaggaagagccatcgattctagattcaagatcaggagcgtgcgtcaagctaaaggagcgagcacccaaaacaccttcggctttggattgtaaacatgtccaataataacggggctttaactcttcttcatgtcatcagtgtggtttgtttctgtaagattccgtaatagacagctgacatttgtacattaacagactgtgttggacatgaactaagcggaagttaaacgagagcgtacagccgctcacaatacgcctcttcttctagttttgaattcatttaataatgctgagatccttcgacaagctgttaggagtgattggcggagttttgaatccaggaacgcgcttgaagaggcacatgagccgctgtatcgtagtggggggggcagcggcagcggctttagcggagcgtgcagacgcataaacccgacaggacatgcaggaataaccgcagtagcgtcggtggaaggatcctttttctgagcggcacaagtcgatctcagttgggtattaagcgacattcaaagtccacgtaacgttaaatgagtcttcatgaccatgggtaaactttattgaggatctggcacaacacagcgacctgcaagtagcgcaaaGTCTTacgtaaagggatgtacgtcttaatgcgaggctttagaatttatctcaaagggatcctgtatttgctcgtaaagtctgaaacgagaacccatttttcagtgacggtgttacgtgcctactggtttttgaactactggtttggctacgggtgcgtgtttgtttccccccggcaggcaggtgttgtctgcctccgtcacttgagtcgtcacacatttgcaaacatattgttctgaaaatgttcaaaaatgcatcccatatccattgcagcgattacgattgtataagtgagcactacgtcactgccacgtatgaagaaatacataaaagaacatttattaaaagtccgccacaaccgggattcaaaccgtgtcgcgcaaaataacgctGTGCCACAGAGCAGCTGTGCTACACACTGGGCCAACCGAGTCTAAGGGAttttagttgatttgtatattttaatagagttgtatatcgtcagtggcaagcaaacgttttggtttagggtgaacattatatgttcttttatgtatttcttcatacgttaccacactgatggcatgaagaagagttaaagccccgttattattggacatggatacaatccgaagccgaaggtgttttgggtgctcgctcctttagcttgacgcacgctcctgatcttgaatctagaatcgattgctcttccttagtgtcccggatgttgatgtgccaaggttgaatttatttgggttgaatattgtagcctccgcatattggtgtgccaaggttgaattttttgcggttgaatattgtagcctccatttcgaatatttcaacatttttttttttaggttgaatttttttgcggtgttttaatgttgaaaaacattcaggtacataatttcaatgcataaatattcagtgctagaaattcaatcaactttttatttcaacccccgatggcagagatttacttccatactctCTCCAGTCGGAAAATATATGTGATTGTGGTACAGAACCTCGTTGCCCTGTACTGATTGGAAATGAGCCATGTATTGCTTCAACTTACTGGGTCAAGTCCAAAAAGCCCACCACACAGTTCAAAAGGCCCGGGAAATGTCCTCTGGATTTCATTAAGCCCCGAGAAAACGTCCAGAAGTTACATGAGCGCTTTCATACCATATCGGAGGCCCGGACCCGGAGATGTGAAATACTGTCGTGGCCATCGTCGTTTCTTAAGAACCTCTTCGGGGCGCGTGTTAGAAGCTCCTGGTGGCAGCAGTGACACTGATGACACGTTTCAATGTGAGATGCATGTGGCGTGGGTGAGAAAATTGcgtttaattacacaaaaatacGCCTATGCAGAAAATAGACTCCCCCCCCGGAGGCTGCTGCGGTGGACCAGGGTCTCATCAGGACACCTGCAtgtaattacccccccccctctctacccCCTCATACCACATCATCCTGGGTATCAGCAGAAGGCAGCAGCCGTACGGATTACACATGATCTCCCAGCTAACTGCGGCAGTTCATCAAGCCGTGAAAAAGGGGGGAGCGCAGAAACCCTCTCACTGCACAGGTGGTTTGCTCTGAGGTTCAGGCAGGATTTAATCAAGCCCCGAGAGGAGAGATGATTCATCGGGGGAGGAAAGGAGCAGACCAAGAGGTTCTAATTGTGAAGAAGAAAGGAACACGTGAAGCTGCAATTATTCCATCCAGTCATTCACTTCTTTTCCCTTTCGACTACCGTCAAAGAGGGAGGGCAAACAATCTGAAGAGCGCGTCGACCCGTTCCACCCTGTCAGTGTACCACTTTAGGTGATATCGAAAACCCCAAATCCCACAACCCTCGGTGGTGTGGACACaccttgcatttttttttttcaaccttctCGTCTATTTTTGACCCGACTGGTCCAAACGGCTGGTTTTGCAATTGCACTGGTGAGTCACATATCCTAGACACTTTGTCCCCTAAACCTTGCTCGGGAACCCACAATTGCACCGTGATCGTTGAGGAATGGGGGCTTTATTTTTATCCCATATGCTTTGATCACTCAGCAGAAGCTTAATTACTAGTCCAGATCAATGGAGAGGGGGCCTCACTGCTTTCTCCTGGCCCGTCTCCCTGTGAATCTATCCTTAAGTCATCCGCGGCTCAGTGCTGTCTGCGTTGGTACCACTTACGAGGCCACGGGGATCCTAGGGTGTTGTCTCGAGGGGTTTCACCAACACTGCGTTTAATCTTAGAGCAACAACGTAAACAAGCACAGCAGGTACATTCCTGTCAGccacaggaggaggaaagaaggttGGACACGGATTTATTCGCTTTGATCTCAGAGCACACGCCTGAGATATCCCAGTTGAATATTTGTTTGCGATTTTCCAAACCTGTGGCATTTTCTGTCCTTTTAGATTGGCTTTTGCACCGGCCACACTGGGCCTTGGTTAAAGTGTTCCTTCAAAATCACCCATAATTAGCCCTTCGGCTggcttttcatttaaatgtcatcATTATGCAGCCATGTGGAAACCACAAggctttaaaaaacaacaacaacatacaaGTAGGTCCGGCAGAAGAGGATGCAACCTCACATTCATTTTGTCCTTCAGCCTTTATTACCCTAACAATGTCTTTAAACATTACTAGTTTGTAATGCCaaatacagtttggagtttacATAACGGTTGCCTTGACGACGGAATTAGATTGACTTGgattgaaattaatttaaatacacgATTCATGCTTTAATTGCCAAATCAACTACTTCTATTCCTCTTTTCAATCTGTTGATCAGAGACATCCAACACAAGCagaaacgggaggggggggggggggggggttctacaaAGTCCCTAACAGCTGAGGTCTGGCGTGTCTCCAGTCTTTGATTTGTTCTCAGAAATTCTTGTGTAAAAGtaaataacacccccccccctctttttacATTAGACGCCTGCTTTGTTCCCTCCCAACTGTATGTGCATGGTGTGGTTCTTGGCTACTTCTTGCAAACACGTCGCCTCCGTCGGTTTAAAGCACCAGGCCTACGAAATCCTTTGTGCTGTTGCAGATTTCACAGGTCAGAGATTTGAACTCACGGGAGGACAGATGAGAATTGACGGCCGTTACCAACGGGGTTTGGTTCATGCTTTGGGGATTTTACATCTTTGCCAAACTTCACAAACAATCCACCCAAGAGCTGCAGGGACAAAGCACGCACAACCACAAACGTAACACAATTGCACTCATCCCCCGGGAACCGCGTCTGTGTGCTAAATCCATCTAGCAGATGTCGAGCGGTTCCCCGGGACCAATCCTTTGCCCTCTTCTAGAGTATAAATGCATCCGGGCGCCGCTGGACAGTCGCTGAGACATCTGAGGTAGCGCAGGGCATTCACGACAACCGGTGCTAATGGGAGTGGTCTTTTTGTTGGGTCCGTGGTTTGTGATGATCCATGAAATTGTTGATTAAAATctccaaaaacaaaagacacacattacaatatatatatatgtatttttaatggAAGTCTTTCCATGGACTGTTTGCACAATTTAAGCAAAGCTCgcttgtttgtttgcattcacTGCATAACTCAAAGCAATCACAGGATTAGTgcaaatgtgtatatatatatatttttttttaatagttgaCTGGGAAGAGCTAAACTCCCTTTGTGTCACATTCCAATTTTTGGCTTTCAAAAAACAATCAAAGAGCCTTCAGAGGACGCAACACCAGCATCTTGTACGATAGAGGTCTTGTGTGGGAGTTGTACACCAGCAACTTAAGCCATGCAAAAAGTAGTATGCAAAAAACATTCACCCATTCCTCAGTACAGATGTATTTAGtcctaaaatacaaaaagaaatgttcagCGAGTCTCCCCTGGAAATATCAGAACTTTGAAATGGCAGTTTTTGacttttgttttacaaaaataaaagcgtttagtattaaaaaaagactgatggGTGTTTTTTCCCAGTTTTCTTGAACTACATTGGACACGTTTTTATATAAAGCTACAACAGAGCTCCATATCGCCTTAATGATGATGTAGCACATTTCACCGTCAGCTTTAACCGTCCCTAATCAGACTGATGCCTCCAATTAcatcctttttaatttttaaagctGTGAAACTATGAGCAATGCAACAGTGATGCAATGCAAATGCTCAACATGCATGCTGATGGACCAGCGTGAGACGATTTAATGAGATATATGTAGATAAATCGCCTCCTAAGATGACTTTATCTTTACATCCTGGAGTAAGCAGTAGCCATCACTATAATGAAGTAGAATGCATTTCACCCTGAGTTTGTCTGAAATGACAGCACAGTAAAAAGCTATATAGCATAAGCAGGTATTGGCTTTGTCCATAAGGGCGGtgtcttttaaaatgaaaggcTGGCTCCCTCTCGTGGACAAGACTGACACATGGATGCATAAGCCGCCCGCTTTTAAGTAAACAACCTTGTATCGACTGTAAGAATCAATTCATAGTATGATATTGTAAAATTATTAATTCTATGGTAGTCTATGTTTTAGTGAAAATGCTCatcgcacacacaagcagtgcATGCACtcgtatgcacacacacacacattgtataaCACACCAGTGCAtgcactcatacacacacacaaagtagtGCATGCCCTTATAGGCACACAAAGCAGTGCATGCACTcatatgcgcgcacacacacacacacactgtataacaCACCAAAATATAAATCAAGAAATAAAGGCTTTGAATGTCTGAATTAAAAACTACTACATTACACACATTCTTCAGTTCCCTCTCAGTGCAGCTAATACATTACAATACAAGCATAGTGTTGTGTATGAAGTAACATCTTGACTATAAATATGACCAAATTACAAAAGTGCTATGCGGCCATAATAACACAAGTCTTTCTTTCACAAACTAGAACAGCACTGGCCTGAAACGGTGTTCCATTTTCATGAACTTGCATGTGGGCATGTGGATGTTTTCCCACTATTCaagttatatatgtatatatatatatatattattcttcTGGCTTAATGAGCATAatgtaaacacaaataaaacccTTCTTGTCTAAAAACACTGCTCCGCGCACTCACAACCCGGCGAGCAGGACTAAAATAAACCTCAGCGTTTACTTCTTTTCAAACatctgcttgaatggtctttctacttgggggggggggggcgggctcttGGGACTGATCATCATGGCTTCGTGGCCTTTGTTCTTCCGGGAACGTTTGTGCGCTCACATCGATTTCCCCCCCCGTGTGGCTCCTAGTTGTTGGTCTCAAAGAACATGAAATCCTGTGGAGAGAAAACGCCAAATAGAAAGCGTCAGTGGCGAAGTCGGTGCACATCGCACAGACGCGGGCGGACCTACGCGAGGTTAAAAACAGATCCGAGGGGGTGGATTTCATCCCCCGATCCGACAGGTCGCTGCAGAATTAGCCGCCAAAACGTCTCTGGATTTTAGGCAGCGCGCTAGGGAAGCCTGTTTTGCAtttgtggtggaggtgatggcttcACGTCACGTCTCCCACAAAATGCACTAAGTGGTGCGTTAAGTGGCGGGTACACAAAGCGCCGACCCGCATCCGGCCGAAAGACCccggtggtgggggtgggggggggggatttgacaTTTTGGTAACAACTACTTTTACTTTGTAACGGGAGAATCCTTTGAACAAATTAAGATTCCACAACGATACTTACGATGAGGAAGCATGCACCGATCATGACGGCCTTCATCTTCACATCCAGGTCCATGGGGAACTGGATGCCGAAGTTGTCTGCGTCTGTGAACGCCTCCCGGAGAAGCCCGGTCCACTGCTTGCTGATCTTGCCGATCTTACTCTCTTCATCCAACGTCAGGATCTGccggagggagacagagaaagagagagaacaaaaggcGAAATACCTGCTTCGGCGCCtaattacatcttttttttcaccctgtGCCCGATCCCAGTAAAGACTTCAAAGCCTGCAAGGGGTTCCGGTAAAAGGTCCGCgggaccgacccccccccccccgggaaagaAAGGTCTGGGTCGACTCCGTCCGGACAAACCCACCTCGAAGTCAACGTCCGGCAGGCAGCTCCACCCGCAGAAGGGCCCGTGGATCTTCAGCACGGGCTCCAGGTGCTCGTTGGCCACGACGAACTTGGGCGAGAACGGGTGCCACTGTTGCGTGACGTACCCCACCGTGTTACCGGGCGGCGACTGCACCTCCAGCTGGCAGAGGGACGGCGACAACAAGAGAACTGCGATTAGTGGCCCCCCCCTAAATGGCAGAGTCTTGACGACGACGAGGCGCCGCGTCACGCGCCACCCACCTCCTGGAGGCAGCAGGGGAAGCAGCACGACATGCACTTCAGCGGGCGGGTGACGGTGATGACCTCCTGGCCGTAGTTGTCCAGGACGTGGATGTTGAAGGAGCGCATGGGGCCGCAGCACTGTCGGCTCAGGCAGTCGTTCTCCTCCACGGCGTAGAAGACGTTCTGGCCCACGGTGTTGCGCACCTCGTACTTGTTGTTGCTCTCGAAGCCGACGAGGGCTgcgcgggtggggggggagaaaaagaaaaatgagaagGGCGCCAAAATTCGCCGCGGGAAGGAGATGTCTACCTACTACATACTCTACCTTCGACGAGCTCCACTTTCTGTTTAATGAGCAGCTGATCCACCTGGAagacgagagggaggggggcatctGTCACGGGGCCTCTTAACAAATTGCAGGACTTATAAAAAACGTATAATGGCTCTGATATacaacaagttgtaaatcgccttatttgatgaaattgcactttcttttgagtttgtatccctatggttgaaatgcactcattgcaAGTCGCTTTAGATCAAAgcgccagctaaatgacacgtaacgTGATGCATTGGTGACATTAAAACACTGTGTAGGTTTCCCGCTGTGAGGCGTGAAGGTGCCTCTCCACTTCCTTTATTGAATTACTCACACCTGCGTTAAAGCTGTGGAAAAGGCCCGTCCCTTCAGCATCACCGCGTTGTAATACCCGTACGTTCAGATTCACGgtgtgaaatatgtttttttgaatgaatgtgatgaagAGGTAGGACAGGTCACGTGCTTCTACGGTTTCTATTACCGCCGCTATTTAACACGAAGGAAACGAACAAGTCAGCGAGCTTCATGGCTTACCTGAGTCAGGTATTCCAGTCCTGGGGGGCAGGCCGGTAGTTCGGGGTTGGGCACAGCGTACATGTTCATGTTGCTCTGGTCAGCCTGGTAGGAGATCTGTTGACACACGGAACGATCGGCGCAGTGAGTTTACCACAGCGCCACCTGGCGCTTCTGTACACTAAACGAGTTATGAGCGGCTCCTCAGGTTTCCTCGGACACATaatcctctttgtgtgtgtgtgggagtgccgggggggggggggggcttctgagGGGAAGACAACCCCACGGGAGTTTACGCTCCGTACGCGTAAACAACCACGGGCCCGACGGTTCCGACCTGAGTCGCGCATTGGGTTCAGAAGAGTGAGATATATTTAAAGCATGTGGAGGTTTCATtcgctggtaaaaaaaaaaaagagacagagatacagaaacagacaggagacagagatagagagagagagagagagagacagagagcacgCGCCCGAGGTTTGAGCCGCCTCCCTTTATCATTTTCATCCAAAGGTTTAAAAGCGACGGACTCGCGACCAGAAGGCTGCTGACGTCACGGCCCGCGCGGTTCAAGCATGTTTCTGTGTCGTCGGTGCGAGGATTACTTACCGGACGATTTCAACCCGCTACTCGCGACAATAACAGGCCACTGTGGAACACAGGCACTCTGAATGAAGCGGCGATCCCATTGGTCGACGTCACGGCACTTCCGTTCTGCCACGGGCCAATGAGCGGCGGGCAGTGTGGAGGAGGACGTCACAGAAAACTACAGCGGCTTTACAGTTTTTACCGATTGCGTGGACACAAACATGTCATTAGACACAGAAATTTTAGATTATGTCACTTCATTGCTTTTTTTAGGCCTTGCAAAATGCCACACATGTGAACACATTGGTCAAACACGGGCGTCAGGTGTGCAAGCACTTAGGGGCTTAATTGTAAACATACCGATCAGGTGTAAGCGCTATAACAAGACAACAGATCAGTCTACTTGTCCTCATCATGCAGCCAAATTGATGCAGGGTCTGTGCGAGGAAGGATTCGTTATTCAAGAAGATTCTTCCCTCGCCTGCGATGTGGACTTGGTGCTGTGGCCCGATCCAACTAAGAGGTGATGCCCTGGAGttattttttctgtatttcattTGCTGTATGCTTTCTTTTGTGTCCACAAATTGATTTGCTTTCTTTACGGTATTCAATTTGAAATCTGTTCTTATTTTCTGTACAAAATGCAACCTTTACGTAGTGTACGTAGACATGCATACAATGTGgagaaatacaatatatatttttattacaattttttttcaatcGCTAAAAAGCATTGTTCGGtactgaaaccacactttcaaaactcttcacacattctGCATTTCCAAGATTAATTTTGCCCAAACAGTTAATCAAACCTACAAAACTCACTCAgaccaacaaaacacttcatacatGTCTCTAAAAAAGCTCGTTCCACCAATCACTGGAAGCAGATTCTCATTCAGTAAACATGCATGTCACTCATTACACACTGACCTAAAGAACACTAGAAACAGGGAGCATTAATtatgaacttttattgaaagtttGAATGAATTTTCCCAAACATTATTCCAGAATAATCCATTTTTGATCTATTGAATGTACTAAAGCATACGTATGTAATAAGAATGAAtccaaaatgatttgttttcctgcacatttgaaaagtttcggcctctccctcctctccgagGCAACCGTTGGATCCTACAGTAAAAGACAACAATTACTGTATTGTAACAGGTTTTCAAAATGTAGACTATTGTACTGTAACATGTATCATCTCGCCTGATGTTTTGCGAATAAAATTTGTACTATTGGCGCAACTATTGAGCGGTGAAGATTTGGCTGCAGCCTCAGACCGGCCTCTCACGGTGAGACCATGTTGACAACATTTACTGTGCTTCATCAGATATCACCGCTCttggtcttcctctcctttgtcctccgcAAACTCACCCTCGTACCACTCCTCttctgtgatccttatttccaAACAAAATTAGTTCCAAGCCGTCACCTTTTACAGAAACATGATGATGAGACTAAAGCAGGACACCTGGGTCGGCTTTGAGCTGAAGTTGCAACTAGCTTGGACTGATAATTCTTTGACTATCTCCTaagattttctatatttcaaaataattacagcagaaatgtttgaaatttgtcatcattctgatttgaatgtggttttatcagttttgaaagcagtgtgttagcaCATGAAAAACATCCTGCAAATACACAGTGTTTTGCTGTTTGTGGAGTACGAATGACAAAAGTATTTGTGGATTGTGAAAAATGCGGAgattgaatgcattttgtctgaaagcaatgaaatatTATTCACAGTTACGTCCGTACACACTTGTGTGtcgctgaatgtgtgaagagttttgaaaatgtggtttgagtatcgaacaatgcttcttagcaattgaaaaaaactgtagTGTGCAGTACTGGTGCTGTGTTTGGTCAACGTATTCATGTACATTGACGTACTCTACTGTAACAATATCCCAAAATCAAGCAAGTTATAGCATTAGAAAAGAATAGTTAGTGCCAAAGTGTTTTGTACAGCAGTGTGTAAATGGTTCAAACAGAGTCCAGTTTTATGAACCATGTGTGTGGCATATGGTGATGGAAATGGGTTTTTATACATGATTGTATCATTTTGAACAAAGTGTTTCATTTTGCAAAAAATTTGAGGCGTTCTGCTACTTGAGGTGTGTCTACTTGTGTGTCTACTTGTGTGAATCGTGTGTTGTGTTTTGACAACTTGA
This region includes:
- the si:ch73-206p6.1 gene encoding phospholipid scramblase 1, yielding MNMYAVPNPELPACPPGLEYLTQVDQLLIKQKVELVEALVGFESNNKYEVRNTVGQNVFYAVEENDCLSRQCCGPMRSFNIHVLDNYGQEVITVTRPLKCMSCCFPCCLQELEVQSPPGNTVGYVTQQWHPFSPKFVVANEHLEPVLKIHGPFCGWSCLPDVDFEILTLDEESKIGKISKQWTGLLREAFTDADNFGIQFPMDLDVKMKAVMIGACFLIDFMFFETNN